A single window of Qipengyuania sediminis DNA harbors:
- a CDS encoding type IV secretory system conjugative DNA transfer family protein, whose protein sequence is MNRIVRLWLLIAFCLAWPAASHAQDRAQITRVITYSLTNIALIERERARADVPDDFAQETLALARQRLAENYALADRSGQGRAIRQEAERIASRTIRATPRTDYLRSYPEPQRVRADLAASSPGIDDAELAGRQAGRMAMLGSSLEGLQGNIPESRWPADVHQRIRLYWLHFHDIRARIEPTFTDTCPRWQFWCRTRAQEYNSARGSYQHDLARAEETAALYFPEGFRERFVDSTGVGGSRAGHKEYQAQLREQREAREQQAAGNSSSIGPAVVLIVIFGLILMVGFLMKLVGSKGGESGTSGTYGTADYAPISSTIDDGLFKGVFLGASAHTIFPKAYFGPVLSSPESHTLVVAPSRTGKGTRVILPTLLLYKSSLFTIDPKGENAAITARYRRDQLGHTVHILNPWSVHGSLFQDYGFGRATFNPLDVLDPKDPNIVGIANSLAVTVCHQGSVNDSFWQDNATAMLAGIMLWVTDAPGETKTLGHVADIVSGGEKADDLRKTLFPRMVASSSYRGAMRKLVGRFVQMDDKTYSGVIAQLSKSLQFLADDQITTATDHSSFNLADLVNGRTTLYIVIPDDQMQAQAIWLKLMVKAVTQTFKRHRPAAQGVRGMLMIDEFPVLGRVESIVTDIALVGGSGLDLTLIVQGLDQIRALYGTSADTIISNCGYKWFCNVKDLQTAEYVSKALGQMTVQTVSQTISGADGSTGRTLGETGRALLFPDEIMSMGKGTAFAFQPRGRAHYLKPVDYWHLSVYLSPRLEQAKAQVKLPDLDAFDLNPFYDQARREQEQAAKTSGAMDRAEALAMLGLEEGATDDQVNEALKRLMGMLHPDRGGTNYLAQKLNQARDLLRGKKKIDVAIATQLKCYFSQMTQPVNFVNDFCEVLCYDNNRRCKPCALIRAAWQGVISSPLHPQTKGSLRAPRWTPRAEPSRPCTLDRDNEHTRPPRLFVIPPREISFSLGNP, encoded by the coding sequence GTGATTACCTACTCGCTCACCAACATCGCACTGATCGAGCGCGAACGTGCGCGCGCCGATGTGCCCGACGACTTCGCACAAGAAACGCTCGCCCTTGCGCGCCAACGGCTTGCTGAAAACTACGCACTCGCCGACCGATCAGGACAGGGCCGCGCCATACGGCAGGAGGCAGAGCGGATTGCCAGCCGCACGATCCGTGCGACGCCGCGCACCGACTATCTGCGAAGCTACCCAGAACCACAGCGCGTGCGTGCTGACCTTGCCGCCAGCTCTCCCGGCATCGACGATGCAGAACTGGCAGGCCGCCAAGCTGGTCGCATGGCCATGCTGGGCAGCTCGCTCGAAGGATTGCAGGGCAATATCCCTGAGAGCCGTTGGCCTGCCGACGTTCATCAACGCATCCGCCTTTATTGGTTGCACTTCCACGATATCCGCGCCCGGATTGAACCGACTTTCACCGATACATGCCCGCGCTGGCAGTTCTGGTGCCGCACCCGTGCGCAGGAATACAACAGCGCGCGCGGCTCATACCAACACGACCTTGCGCGCGCAGAAGAAACAGCCGCGCTCTATTTCCCAGAGGGTTTCCGCGAACGCTTCGTGGATTCCACAGGGGTTGGCGGCAGCCGCGCAGGCCACAAAGAATATCAAGCCCAGCTTCGCGAGCAACGCGAAGCACGAGAGCAACAGGCGGCAGGCAATAGCTCGTCAATCGGCCCGGCGGTTGTGCTGATCGTTATCTTTGGCCTCATCCTCATGGTGGGGTTTTTGATGAAACTGGTCGGCTCCAAAGGAGGAGAGTCCGGCACCAGCGGCACCTACGGCACCGCCGATTATGCGCCGATTTCATCGACCATCGATGACGGCCTCTTCAAAGGCGTGTTCCTCGGGGCATCGGCGCATACGATCTTCCCCAAGGCCTATTTCGGCCCCGTTCTGTCATCGCCGGAATCGCATACGCTGGTTGTCGCGCCATCGCGCACGGGCAAGGGCACGCGCGTTATCCTGCCAACGCTGTTGCTCTATAAAAGCTCGCTGTTCACCATCGACCCCAAGGGCGAGAATGCCGCGATCACAGCGCGCTACCGGCGCGACCAGCTCGGGCATACGGTCCATATTCTTAACCCGTGGAGTGTCCACGGCTCGCTGTTTCAGGACTACGGCTTTGGCCGCGCCACTTTTAATCCGCTCGATGTTCTCGATCCCAAAGACCCTAACATCGTCGGTATCGCCAACAGCCTTGCCGTTACCGTCTGCCATCAGGGCAGCGTCAATGACAGCTTCTGGCAGGACAATGCCACCGCCATGCTGGCGGGAATTATGCTGTGGGTGACAGACGCCCCCGGCGAAACTAAAACATTGGGGCATGTAGCCGATATTGTCAGCGGGGGCGAAAAGGCTGACGACCTGCGCAAAACCCTGTTCCCCCGCATGGTCGCAAGTTCATCCTATCGCGGCGCTATGCGCAAGTTGGTCGGGCGCTTCGTTCAAATGGACGACAAGACCTATAGCGGCGTAATTGCCCAGCTTTCAAAATCCCTGCAATTCCTCGCCGACGACCAGATCACGACCGCGACCGACCATTCCAGCTTTAATCTGGCTGACTTGGTGAACGGGCGAACCACCCTCTACATCGTCATTCCCGACGACCAGATGCAGGCACAGGCCATCTGGCTTAAGCTCATGGTCAAAGCCGTGACCCAGACCTTCAAGCGCCATCGGCCAGCCGCGCAAGGGGTGCGCGGCATGTTGATGATCGACGAGTTTCCCGTGCTGGGGCGGGTAGAAAGCATCGTCACCGACATCGCCCTCGTCGGGGGATCGGGTCTTGACCTGACCCTGATCGTGCAGGGGTTGGATCAGATACGCGCCCTCTACGGCACATCCGCCGATACCATCATCAGCAACTGCGGCTACAAGTGGTTCTGCAACGTCAAAGACCTGCAAACCGCAGAATACGTCAGCAAGGCACTTGGCCAAATGACGGTTCAGACGGTCAGCCAGACCATCAGCGGAGCCGATGGCTCGACTGGCCGCACCCTTGGCGAGACAGGGCGCGCACTCCTCTTTCCCGACGAGATCATGTCGATGGGCAAGGGCACAGCCTTTGCCTTCCAGCCGCGCGGACGTGCCCATTACCTCAAGCCGGTCGATTACTGGCACCTGTCGGTTTACCTATCGCCGCGTCTGGAACAGGCGAAAGCCCAAGTGAAGCTGCCCGACCTTGATGCTTTCGATCTTAACCCTTTTTACGATCAGGCGCGGCGCGAGCAGGAACAGGCCGCAAAGACATCGGGCGCGATGGATCGGGCCGAAGCACTGGCCATGCTCGGGTTGGAAGAGGGCGCGACCGACGATCAGGTGAACGAGGCACTCAAGCGGCTGATGGGAATGCTTCATCCTGATCGCGGCGGCACCAACTACCTTGCCCAAAAGCTCAACCAAGCCCGCGACCTGTTGCGCGGAAAGAAGAAAATAGACGTCGCCATAGCGACTCAGCTAAAGTGCTACTTTAGCCAAATGACGCAGCCTGTTAACTTTGTTAACGATTTCTGCGAAGTCCTCTGTTATGATAATAACAGGAGATGCAAGCCATGCGCGCTTATCCGCGCGGCTTGGCAAGGGGTTATTTCATCCCCGTTGCATCCCCAGACCAAGGGGAGCCTTCGTGCCCCCCGTTGGACCCCCAGAGCAGAGCCTTCCCGCCCCTGCACCCTGGACCGGGATAACGAACATACGCGCCCCCCGCGTTTGTTCGTTATCCCGCCAAGAGAGATTTCATTCTCCCTTGGAAACCCATGA